In Streptomyces sp. NBC_00683, the DNA window CCAGACGGTCTTCCCCGGACTCCGCTCCCCCACCCCCCATGCGTCGGCGAGCGCCCCGACGAGCACGAGCCCGCGCCCGTACTCCGCGTACGGGGCAGGGTCCGCCCCCTCCTGGACCTCGCCGCCCCCGCTGTCGTGGACCTCGACCCTGAGCACTCGCTCCCAGGAGAGCCGGACCCGGAATCCACGGCCGGGCGGGACGCCGTGCACCAGCGCGTTGGTGGCGAGTTCGCTCACGCAGAGCAGTACGTCGTCGACGGGCACCCCGCACGCCCAGTCGAGCAGCGTCGCACGCACGAACTGCCGTGCGAGAGGGATCGACCTGCGCTCACGGCGGTAGAACGCCTCGCGGAAGCAGAGGAGTTGAGTTGATTCATTCACGGGACGACTGTCACAGAACGTCACTAGGGTTGATCAGCGCGTCAGGTCGTACACCGAGTTTGTACGGGTGCTGACGGGTCCGGCGGGGTCGCGTACGGGGAGGGGCACAGCATGCACTCGGCAAAGAGGAACAAGCGGGTCACGTCCTGGCACGTGATCGGCGCGCAGCTGGCCACGTTCCGCAAGGCGGCCCGGCTGACGCAGGCGTCGCTGGCCGACCGCTTCCGCGTGGGCGAGGACACGATCGCCTCGATCGAACAGGGCCGCCGGCCGCTCCAGGCGGACTTCGCGGCGCAGCTGGACGAACTGCTGGACACCAAGGGGGTGTTACGGGTCGCGGTGGCGAAGGTGCCGCAGAGGGAGCGGTTTCCGGCGTTCGTGCAGGACTTCGTGGAGTACGAGCAGGAGGCGGTGACGCTGCTGTCGTACGA includes these proteins:
- a CDS encoding ATP-binding protein: MNESTQLLCFREAFYRRERRSIPLARQFVRATLLDWACGVPVDDVLLCVSELATNALVHGVPPGRGFRVRLSWERVLRVEVHDSGGGEVQEGADPAPYAEYGRGLVLVGALADAWGVGERSPGKTVWCEFAASASKLVETGPGAHHLP